A window of the Tachysurus fulvidraco isolate hzauxx_2018 chromosome 6, HZAU_PFXX_2.0, whole genome shotgun sequence genome harbors these coding sequences:
- the mpc2b gene encoding mitochondrial pyruvate carrier 2b, translating into MAFVGLRASYHRILGRIEQLLPAKLRPVYNHPAGPKTVFFWAPMFKWGLVMAGLADMARPAEKLSTSQSAVLTATGLIWSRYSLVIIPKNWNLFAVNFFVGAAGGSQLFRIWKYNQEQKAKTSAEA; encoded by the exons ATGGCTTTCGTAGGACTGAGAGCCTCCTACCACAGAATACTGGGGAGAATCGAGCAATTACTGCCTGCTAAACTGAGACCGGTGTACAACCACCCTGCAG GTCCCAAGACGGTTTTCTTCTGGGCGCCAATGTTTAAATGG GGTCTGGTGATGGCTGGTTTAGCAGACATGGCCAGACCAGCTGAAAAACTCAGCACATCGCAGTCTGCAGTGCTGACGGCTACAG GTCTTATCTGGTCCAGGTATTCACTGGTTATTATACCAAAGAACTGGAATCTGTTTGCTGTCAACTTCTTTGTTGGAGCTGCAGGTGGATCTCAGCTCTTCAGGATATGGAA GTACAACCAAGAACAGAAAGCAAAGACATCTGCAGAGGCTTGA